The following is a genomic window from Deltaproteobacteria bacterium.
TCCCATTCTCCCCCACCCGCAGACTTCGGGCTCATTCTCTCGTTGGATTCCGCCTCCTCCGTCAGCCTCATGTCTCATTGGAAAACTCTCTTCATTGCCTGTTCGCGGTCCCGGCACTATGCTGAATGTGTGAGGTCAGGCATGGTCTGGTGTCGCGTCCCTCTCGGGGAGGAGGATTGGTCATGGCGATCATCATGATCTATGAAGGTATCCACGGGGCGGAGGAAGTCGCCAACCGGGTCGCGAAATCACTGAACTACAAGTGCGTGGGGCGGCAGGATCTGGCGGCCACTCTGCCGAATTACGGCGTGCCGCGCGCCAAGCTCGACGACATCACGGAGAAGGCGCCACACTGGTGGGAGCAGTGGCTGCAGGACTTGCGGCCCTACCGTATAGCGCTCCAGGCCGCCATGTGCGAGATGGCTCAGGCCGGCCCGATTGTCTACCACGGCCACGTGGGGCACGAGCTCCTTCCCGGAGTCTCCCATGTGCTCAAGGTCTTCGTGACCGGCTCCATGGACCTGCGCATCGACCTGCTCCGGTCGCGCCCCGCGCAAGACGAAGGCGCCATCCGCAAGCAGCTCGAGCACACCGACCGTGCCCGCAGCCGGCGCCTCATGTCCCTGTTCGGCCACGACTGGCAGGACCCAACCCGGTACCACCTGGCGCTCAATCTCGCCATGGGCGTGGACGCGGCCAGCGAGATCATCGGCGCCGCCGCCCGGCTCGCGGCGTTTGCCGAGACGGAGGCCTCCAGGCAAGCCTTCGAAGACCTCGCGCTGGCCAGGAAGACCCAGGCGACGCTGCTTCAGTCCGACCCGTACCGCGAACTGCCCGTCGACGTGAAGGCGCACAACGGCACGGTGACGGTGTCCGGAATGGTTTCCTCGTCGGTTGCGGCGGAAGGCGTGGTGGCAATCGTCAAGGCCGTCCCCGGCGTAGCGGAAGTGACCGCGAATCTCGTGGTGGTGCCGCAAGGGCATTCCGACATCGAATAGCCGAGCCGACATGCCCAAGAGCCGGCGGACCTTTCTTGAAGACTGCCGCCGTCAGATCCCCGTCGCTCCTTGACCGGATCAACCACAGCAATTTGACGATTGTGATGCGAGCCGATAGGATGCCGCCGTTTCGGCGACTGAACGATGGGAGCCCCTGGTACGCGATGACGGTCCCGACAAGACCCCGTGAGGATGAGCCCCGAGACCGGCGGGTCTGGAGGGTCCCGGAGCCGCTTGCCGTCCGCCAGGCGCGAGGGCAGGACGGAGCATCGATCATACTCAGGCGGCACAGCAATCCACACGGCCCCGTCTGATCCTGAGCCACGCCAACGGGTCTCGATCCATGACTACGATGCGGGCGCTGCTGGAACGGGCTGAACGGCACTTCCCGGCCAACCCCGCGCTGGTTCCCGTTTCCGGCGGCCGCACCCTGACATGGAGCGAGTTCGTCGTCCGGATTCGGCAGGCGGCGGGCGCGCTGCGAGCGCTTGGTGTCGGGGCCGGAGACCGTTTTGCCATCATGTGCCGCAACGACCCGCGGCAGGCCGAGCTGATTCACGCCGGCTACTGGACGGGCGCCGTGCCGGTGCCCATCAACTACCGGCTCGCCCCGTTAGAGATCGCGGCCATCTTGGAGGAGATCTCGCCGCGCCTGGTTGCAGTGGAGGACCACTGGGCGAGGCGCATTGCCGATCCGGCTCTCGCGCCGTACCGGGACAAGGTTCTCTGGATCGGACGCGAACACGGCGGCATGCCGGGACGGCCCGTCTACGAAGAGATCCGCGACGCTTCACCCGAGGACTCCGGCGCCGCCGTCAGCGAGGATGACGACGCGTTGCTTCTGTACACCGGCGGCACCACCGGCCGGGCCAAGGGCGTACGGCTCACCCATCGCAACATCGTGACCAACGGCCTCCAGCTCATGGAGCCGTACCGCCTCGCCGAGGACGACGTGATGCTTCACGTCGCGCCCATGTTCCATGCCGCCGGTCTGCTCGGCACACCGCTCTCCCTTGCCGGCGCGGCGCACGCTTACCTGCCGGACTTCACGCCGGATGCATTCCTCGCCGCGGTGGAGAAGAGCCGCGTCACCTTCACGTTGCTCTCCCCGACCATGATCATCCGGATCATCCGGGTGGGAAGGATTCGGGACTTCGACATCTCCAGCCTTCGCAGGATTACGTACGGCGCCGCGCCGATCGACACCGTCTGGATCCGCCGGACGATGGAAACCTTTCCGGGGGTCGAGCTGGTGCACAGCTACGGCCTTACCGAGACCTCGCCGGTTCTGACAACGCTTGGCTGGAACCACCACCTGGGCGGGGAACGGCTGCCCTCGGTGGGACGGCCCGTCCTGGGAGTGAATCTCCGCATCGTGGACAACGAGGGGAACGATTTGCCGGCCGGGGAAGCGGGCGAGATCGCGGTCCGCGGCCCGAACGTGTCGCCGGGTTATCTCGACCGGCCGGACGAGACCGCGGCGGTCTTCCGCGATGGATGGTTCTTCACCGGGGATGTCGGGAGGCTCGACGGCGAAGGCTTCCTCTACCTGCTCGATCGGAAGAAGGACATCATCATCACGGGCGGGGAAAACGTCTGGTCGGGTGAGGTCGAGGCCGCCCTCTACAGGCACCCGGACGTGGTGGAGGCGGCGGTCATCGGCGTCCCGGAGGAAACCAGGGGAGAGACGGTCCTCGCGGCGATCGTGCCCGCACCTGGGTCCGATCTCGCGGCTGGCAACGGAAAGAAAGCTCTCACCGAACACTGCCGGCGGTTCCTCGGTCACTACAAGGTGCCTCGCCTGTACCGCTTCGTGGACGAGCTTCCCAAGAGCGCCATGGGGAAGGTCGTGAAGGCCGAGCTTCGTCGCCGTTACGGCAAGGAATGAACAGTGTTTCCGGGGCTCGTGGCGTTTCGACACCCGCCGCCCATGCCGCGCTTCCTCAACAGGCTACTGGCCCCTCCCATCGACGAGCAGAACCGGCTCTTCTCCGACGCCGGGCCTTAGAGTGGATCCGGGCGTTGCGGCTTGCAAATGACGGCAAATCGGGGAAATTGGCCGAGACGGCGCTGGAGTCATTTTCGCACTCACCTCATGCCTTCGGGCGAGCGCGGAGGTTACGGCCCGCCCAGCGCCGCTTCCCCTCCCACTGTCCCCACCGGCATTCCCG
Proteins encoded in this region:
- a CDS encoding cytidylate kinase family protein, producing MAIIMIYEGIHGAEEVANRVAKSLNYKCVGRQDLAATLPNYGVPRAKLDDITEKAPHWWEQWLQDLRPYRIALQAAMCEMAQAGPIVYHGHVGHELLPGVSHVLKVFVTGSMDLRIDLLRSRPAQDEGAIRKQLEHTDRARSRRLMSLFGHDWQDPTRYHLALNLAMGVDAASEIIGAAARLAAFAETEASRQAFEDLALARKTQATLLQSDPYRELPVDVKAHNGTVTVSGMVSSSVAAEGVVAIVKAVPGVAEVTANLVVVPQGHSDIE
- a CDS encoding AMP-binding protein, whose translation is MTTMRALLERAERHFPANPALVPVSGGRTLTWSEFVVRIRQAAGALRALGVGAGDRFAIMCRNDPRQAELIHAGYWTGAVPVPINYRLAPLEIAAILEEISPRLVAVEDHWARRIADPALAPYRDKVLWIGREHGGMPGRPVYEEIRDASPEDSGAAVSEDDDALLLYTGGTTGRAKGVRLTHRNIVTNGLQLMEPYRLAEDDVMLHVAPMFHAAGLLGTPLSLAGAAHAYLPDFTPDAFLAAVEKSRVTFTLLSPTMIIRIIRVGRIRDFDISSLRRITYGAAPIDTVWIRRTMETFPGVELVHSYGLTETSPVLTTLGWNHHLGGERLPSVGRPVLGVNLRIVDNEGNDLPAGEAGEIAVRGPNVSPGYLDRPDETAAVFRDGWFFTGDVGRLDGEGFLYLLDRKKDIIITGGENVWSGEVEAALYRHPDVVEAAVIGVPEETRGETVLAAIVPAPGSDLAAGNGKKALTEHCRRFLGHYKVPRLYRFVDELPKSAMGKVVKAELRRRYGKE